One region of Polynucleobacter sp. MWH-Aus1W21 genomic DNA includes:
- a CDS encoding formate dehydrogenase — protein MSTKSKVALSDQAKPSRRNFFIGAGAAVGAVAVASQTPVGKAVIQEISSTKTVKDAGQTMTAHMRKYYETTLI, from the coding sequence ATGAGCACTAAATCCAAAGTTGCTTTAAGTGACCAAGCGAAGCCATCGCGCCGTAATTTCTTTATTGGTGCAGGCGCTGCAGTGGGTGCTGTTGCAGTAGCTAGCCAAACTCCAGTTGGTAAAGCAGTTATCCAAGAAATTAGTAGCACCAAAACAGTGAAAGATGCAGGTCAAACAATGACTGCTCACATGCGTAAGTACTACGAAACCACTTTGATTTAA
- a CDS encoding DUF3306 domain-containing protein has translation MADGFLGRWSKRKAGLEAEALEKKVETPKEPPPVPSVENTAEDAPPLPTLEDVAKIDRFDPDFSAFMKPDVDPTVQQAALKKMFTDPHFNIMDGLDIYIDDYSKPDPLPPGMLERMVQSDMLKLFSKSVEESSKEVSPVSQQTEIQAPNPELEANALDVQQQTDLTSTQPKISAQLDEVPKDVSTEPEQKKT, from the coding sequence ATGGCTGACGGGTTTCTCGGACGCTGGTCTAAGCGCAAGGCAGGTTTAGAGGCTGAAGCTCTAGAGAAAAAAGTGGAGACTCCTAAAGAGCCCCCTCCAGTACCTTCTGTTGAAAATACTGCTGAAGATGCTCCTCCGCTACCCACCTTAGAAGATGTTGCGAAGATTGATCGGTTTGATCCCGATTTTTCTGCCTTTATGAAGCCAGATGTTGACCCCACTGTTCAGCAGGCTGCTTTAAAGAAAATGTTTACTGACCCTCATTTCAACATCATGGATGGGTTGGATATCTATATTGACGATTACAGTAAACCAGATCCTCTGCCGCCAGGAATGCTAGAAAGAATGGTGCAGAGCGATATGTTGAAGCTCTTTAGTAAGTCTGTCGAAGAGTCTTCTAAAGAGGTGTCCCCTGTCTCCCAGCAAACTGAAATTCAAGCCCCTAATCCAGAGTTGGAGGCAAATGCTTTGGATGTGCAGCAGCAAACTGATTTAACATCCACACAACCAAAAATCTCCGCCCAGTTGGATGAAGTCCCTAAAGATGTGTCGACTGAGCCTGAACAGAAAAAAACTTAA
- the apbC gene encoding iron-sulfur cluster carrier protein ApbC: MSVTPELVQAALKGLVDPNTKIDFVAAKNVKNLRVENGDISLDIVLGYPAKSQFDSIRKLVINALRELPGVKNVSVNVSSQIVAHAVQRGVKLLPGVKNIIAVASGKGGVGKSTTAVNLALALAAEGAQVGILDADIYGPSQPMMLGITGRPDSLEENTIEPMEAFGLQASSIGFLIDDDAPMVWRGPMVTSALEQLLRQTRWRDLDYLIVDMPPGTGDIQLTLAQKVPVTGSVIVTTPQDIALLDARKGLKMFEKVGVPIIGIIENMSTYVCTKCGHEEHVFGTGGGQKMCKEYGVDFLGELPLNLSIREQADAGRPTVVADPDGAISAIYKGIARQVAIRVATLSKDMSSKFPNIVVQNT; this comes from the coding sequence GTGTCGGTTACACCAGAGTTGGTCCAGGCAGCGCTCAAAGGCTTAGTTGATCCTAATACTAAAATTGACTTCGTTGCTGCAAAAAACGTTAAGAATCTCCGCGTAGAAAATGGCGACATTTCTTTGGATATCGTATTAGGTTATCCAGCAAAAAGTCAGTTTGATTCAATTCGCAAATTAGTTATTAATGCTTTGCGTGAACTGCCTGGCGTTAAAAATGTCAGCGTCAATGTTTCTAGCCAAATAGTTGCGCATGCAGTTCAGCGTGGCGTGAAGTTATTACCCGGTGTAAAAAATATTATTGCAGTCGCTAGTGGCAAGGGTGGTGTAGGTAAATCTACAACAGCAGTGAACTTGGCTTTAGCGCTCGCTGCTGAGGGTGCACAGGTTGGTATTTTGGATGCAGACATTTACGGTCCGAGTCAGCCAATGATGTTGGGTATCACTGGTAGACCTGACTCTCTTGAAGAGAACACGATTGAGCCTATGGAGGCTTTCGGCTTGCAGGCAAGTTCAATTGGCTTCTTGATTGATGATGATGCTCCAATGGTCTGGCGTGGTCCAATGGTGACTTCTGCTCTAGAGCAGTTGCTTCGTCAAACCCGTTGGCGTGATTTGGACTATTTAATTGTGGATATGCCACCAGGTACTGGTGATATTCAATTGACTCTGGCGCAAAAAGTTCCCGTTACTGGATCAGTGATTGTTACTACACCCCAAGATATTGCGTTGTTAGATGCTCGCAAAGGTCTGAAGATGTTTGAAAAGGTAGGCGTTCCCATCATTGGCATCATTGAAAATATGAGCACCTATGTTTGTACAAAATGCGGACACGAAGAGCATGTATTCGGTACTGGCGGTGGCCAAAAGATGTGCAAAGAGTATGGAGTGGATTTCTTAGGTGAATTGCCGCTTAACCTTTCCATTCGTGAGCAGGCTGATGCTGGCCGCCCTACAGTGGTTGCGGATCCTGACGGCGCAATTAGCGCAATATACAAAGGCATTGCTAGACAGGTTGCTATTCGTGTCGCTACTCTATCCAAAGATATGAGCAGTAAATTTCCGAACATTGTTGTTCAAAACACTTGA
- a CDS encoding molecular chaperone, whose protein sequence is MSEIAKDAMKENASTEVGDVGLPEDLARADLYGLIARFFQMPPDQELLDQIAATADQQDAANEAPLAKVWMDVVEVAKNNPAKAWHDEFDLNFISVGKPNVVLNGSFYMAGHLNEKPLVNIRKALEGFGLEAAEEVTETEDHISALCEVMRYLIAGDDVEISNLTNQRVFFNQHIRPWYDELCDAIEGIPEMHLYHPVAALTREFLAIEGQGFDMI, encoded by the coding sequence ATGAGCGAAATAGCAAAAGACGCAATGAAAGAGAATGCATCTACCGAAGTTGGGGATGTTGGCTTACCAGAGGACTTAGCAAGGGCAGATTTATATGGCTTGATTGCCCGCTTTTTTCAGATGCCGCCAGATCAAGAATTATTAGATCAAATTGCTGCTACAGCAGATCAGCAAGATGCTGCTAACGAGGCGCCATTAGCCAAAGTGTGGATGGATGTTGTTGAGGTTGCCAAAAATAACCCTGCCAAGGCTTGGCATGATGAGTTTGATTTGAATTTCATTAGCGTTGGTAAGCCTAACGTTGTTCTGAATGGCTCTTTTTATATGGCAGGCCATCTCAATGAGAAGCCTTTAGTCAATATTCGCAAAGCTCTAGAGGGATTTGGGCTTGAAGCTGCGGAAGAAGTTACCGAAACAGAAGACCATATTTCGGCGCTTTGCGAGGTCATGCGATATCTGATTGCTGGGGATGATGTTGAAATATCAAACCTTACAAATCAAAGGGTATTTTTTAACCAACACATTAGACCCTGGTATGACGAATTGTGCGATGCAATAGAAGGTATTCCAGAGATGCATTTGTATCACCCAGTTGCCGCTCTCACTAGAGAATTCCTGGCTATCGAGGGACAAGGCTTTGACATGATTTAA
- a CDS encoding 4Fe-4S binding protein, giving the protein MSQKLVCNCNGTMPLDAKALGVPMHTSLCRQEVGSFLKALDGSDSVVVACTQEGALFSELADQAEKPLVAPLRFVNIREVAGWTQEAKTSGPKIAALLALADMPEADPVPVVSYESQGRLLIVGAGSQAIPWAEKLSTSLDVSVLCTEPGDLPLNRSYPIYTGMVTKLDGYLGNFSVDWDLQNPIDPEMCTRCGACVEVCPEGAIDLSFQIDLNKCKSHRACVTACASIGAISFDRKEKKRNSEFDLILDLRADPKMRMSQTPQGYFSPGSDPLDQALAVNQLTEMVGEFEKPKYFTYNEKICAHGRNGKVGCSACIDVCSTGAIGSIFKNGQGSVEVNPNLCMGCGACATSCPSGAMSYNYPSVAHQGKELKTIANVFTAEAQKINQAMAPSLLLQTLKAGTHMIDSLGRSSHIMPKQFEGLPAFVIPYGIEHIASTGLDLWLGALSYGFAEVILLLSGDEDPAYRAALEEQADLANNILKAYGFDERIHLILTNSVDDLSIVSKAMGVLRQRGSLNSICTPASIGLSNQKRETLEAVLEHLQKQAKTPLPEAGVALPSSSLLGGLTINKDACTLCMSCVSSCPEGALLDNPDEPILSFIEKQCVQCGLCVQTCPEKALTLAPRLQTVEQRKKKVALNETQAFHCISCGKPFGTLKMVDLMLTKLGAHGAFAGAAMDRLKMCSDCRVVDMVKKET; this is encoded by the coding sequence ATGAGTCAAAAATTAGTCTGCAACTGTAATGGCACCATGCCCTTGGATGCAAAAGCACTTGGTGTGCCTATGCACACTTCATTGTGTAGACAAGAGGTTGGCTCTTTTTTGAAAGCCTTGGATGGCTCAGATTCTGTAGTGGTTGCATGCACTCAAGAGGGTGCACTTTTTAGCGAGTTAGCAGATCAGGCTGAGAAGCCTTTGGTTGCCCCGCTTCGTTTTGTAAATATCCGTGAAGTTGCAGGCTGGACGCAAGAGGCGAAAACATCTGGGCCTAAGATTGCTGCGCTGCTTGCTTTAGCTGATATGCCAGAAGCCGATCCTGTCCCGGTGGTGAGCTATGAAAGCCAGGGCAGGTTGTTGATTGTTGGTGCGGGGTCCCAAGCTATTCCATGGGCTGAAAAATTAAGCACTTCCTTGGATGTCTCTGTTTTATGTACTGAGCCTGGCGATTTGCCCCTCAATAGAAGTTATCCAATCTACACAGGAATGGTTACCAAGCTAGACGGATATCTCGGCAACTTTTCAGTGGATTGGGATTTGCAAAATCCGATTGACCCAGAGATGTGTACTCGCTGTGGCGCCTGTGTTGAGGTTTGTCCTGAAGGCGCTATTGATCTCTCCTTCCAGATTGATTTGAATAAATGTAAGTCTCATCGCGCTTGTGTTACTGCCTGCGCAAGTATTGGTGCAATTTCTTTTGATCGTAAAGAGAAAAAGCGTAACTCCGAGTTTGATCTTATTTTGGATTTACGTGCCGATCCCAAAATGCGCATGAGTCAAACACCGCAGGGTTACTTTTCTCCCGGAAGTGATCCTCTCGATCAAGCGTTGGCAGTTAATCAGCTAACTGAGATGGTCGGCGAGTTTGAGAAGCCTAAATACTTTACTTATAACGAAAAGATTTGTGCTCATGGCCGTAATGGCAAAGTAGGTTGTAGTGCTTGTATTGATGTTTGCTCAACTGGTGCGATTGGTTCCATCTTTAAAAATGGCCAAGGCTCTGTAGAGGTGAACCCAAATCTATGTATGGGCTGTGGTGCCTGTGCCACGTCCTGTCCATCAGGTGCAATGAGTTACAACTACCCTAGTGTTGCCCATCAAGGTAAGGAGTTAAAAACAATAGCGAATGTCTTTACAGCTGAAGCTCAAAAGATCAACCAAGCAATGGCTCCTAGTTTGCTGTTGCAGACCTTAAAAGCTGGTACGCATATGATTGACAGCTTGGGCAGATCCTCGCACATCATGCCAAAGCAGTTTGAGGGCTTGCCTGCATTTGTTATTCCTTATGGCATTGAGCATATTGCCTCAACTGGCTTGGACTTATGGCTCGGCGCGTTGTCCTATGGATTTGCTGAAGTTATCTTGTTGCTAAGTGGGGATGAGGATCCTGCATACCGCGCTGCTCTAGAAGAGCAGGCAGATTTAGCGAATAACATTTTGAAGGCATATGGATTTGACGAGCGCATTCATTTGATATTGACTAACTCCGTTGATGATTTATCAATAGTATCGAAGGCAATGGGTGTACTACGTCAGCGTGGCTCCTTAAATTCAATTTGCACTCCAGCAAGTATTGGTTTATCCAATCAAAAGCGTGAAACATTAGAGGCTGTTTTAGAGCACCTACAAAAGCAAGCTAAAACACCTTTGCCTGAAGCTGGTGTAGCACTGCCATCATCTTCATTGTTAGGCGGCCTGACGATTAACAAAGATGCCTGTACCTTATGCATGTCTTGTGTGAGCAGTTGCCCGGAAGGCGCGCTTTTGGATAACCCGGATGAACCCATACTTTCCTTTATTGAAAAGCAGTGTGTTCAATGTGGCCTCTGTGTTCAAACCTGCCCAGAAAAGGCTTTAACTCTTGCACCTCGCTTGCAGACAGTGGAGCAGCGTAAGAAAAAAGTAGCCTTAAATGAAACCCAGGCTTTCCATTGCATTAGCTGCGGCAAGCCTTTTGGGACATTGAAGATGGTTGACTTGATGCTCACTAAGTTGGGTGCTCACGGTGCGTTTGCTGGAGCAGCAATGGATCGATTGAAGATGTGCAGTGATTGTCGCGTAGTAGATATGGTGAAAAAAGAAACATGA
- a CDS encoding formate dehydrogenase subunit alpha — MSLTRKSNTPQSSRSTSRLIGSLSRGLKAAVPTMDRRTFLKRSGVGVGAGIAASQLSFVQKASAEQSKAMLDGKGKIEVKRSICTHCSVGCAVDATVENGVWVRQDAVFDSPINLGAHCAKGAALREHGHGDYRLRYPMKLVDGKYQRISWDQALTEITAQMKSIREKYSPDAMFFIGSSKHNNEQAYLLRKWVSFFGTNNTDHQARICHSTTVAGVANTWGYGAMTNSYNDMMNSKAALYIGSNAAEAHPVSMLSLLHAKENGCKVIVVDPRYTRTAAKSDQYIRIRSGTDIPFLFGLLYHIFKNGWEDKKYINDRVYGMEEIRKEVMEKWTPAAVEEACGVPEAQMYKAAETMAKNRPSTVVWCMGQTQHTIGNSMVRASCILQLALGNVGKSGGGTNIFRGHDNVQGATDVGPNPDSLPGYYGLAAGSWKHYATVWGVDYEWIKGRYAPDMMEKSGTTVSRWVDAVLEKNDMIDQQTNVKGLFFWGHAPNSQTRGLDMKRAMNKLDLLVVVDPYPSATAAMAAMPAAEGDVVNKNRNVYLLPAATQFETCGSATASNRSLQWREKVIDPLFESVPDHVIMQAFADRLGFGEELSKNYKMLNSKFAGKQWKEPQIEDILREINRSVWTIGYTGQTPERLKAHMRMVGVFDPKTLKSRGGVDPVTGYDTTGDYYGLPWPCYGTAAIKHPGSPNLYDTSKSVMEGGGNFRANFGVEREGVSLLAGDGSCSKGSAITTGYPEFDHVLVKKLGWWDQLTEDEKKLAEGKNWKTDLSGGIQRVVMKNGCHPFGNAKARAVVWNFPDAVPIHREALYSTNEKMMRKYPTSADKKNFWRLPTLYKTVQDQNLNQKLYEKFPIILTSGRLVEYEGGGDETRSNPWLAELQQENFVEINPKAAADRGIKNWDYVWVKSPTGARIKVRALVTERVDQGTAWVPFHFAGWWQGNDLRKYYPEGAAPVVLGEAVNTATTYGYDQVTMMQETKTTMCQIEKFA, encoded by the coding sequence ATGAGTCTGACTCGTAAATCCAATACCCCACAAAGCAGTCGTTCAACATCACGCCTGATTGGCAGTCTGTCACGAGGTTTAAAAGCCGCAGTGCCAACGATGGATCGCCGCACTTTCCTTAAACGCTCTGGCGTAGGTGTTGGTGCTGGTATCGCCGCTAGCCAGTTGAGCTTTGTGCAAAAAGCATCTGCAGAGCAAAGCAAAGCAATGCTCGACGGTAAGGGCAAGATTGAGGTTAAACGCTCCATCTGTACCCACTGCTCAGTAGGTTGCGCGGTTGATGCGACTGTTGAGAATGGTGTTTGGGTACGTCAAGACGCCGTGTTCGATTCACCTATTAACTTAGGGGCTCATTGCGCAAAAGGCGCAGCATTGCGTGAGCACGGTCATGGTGACTATCGTTTGCGTTACCCAATGAAATTAGTTGATGGAAAGTATCAGCGTATCTCTTGGGATCAAGCGCTTACAGAAATTACTGCGCAGATGAAGAGCATTCGTGAGAAATATTCACCAGATGCAATGTTCTTTATCGGTTCATCAAAGCACAACAACGAACAGGCCTACTTACTCCGTAAGTGGGTCTCTTTCTTTGGCACAAACAATACAGACCATCAAGCTCGTATTTGTCACTCCACAACAGTTGCCGGTGTTGCAAACACCTGGGGCTATGGTGCGATGACGAATAGCTACAACGACATGATGAACTCTAAGGCAGCTTTGTACATTGGTTCAAATGCTGCTGAAGCTCACCCAGTTTCTATGTTGAGTTTGTTGCACGCTAAAGAAAATGGCTGCAAAGTAATTGTGGTTGATCCACGTTACACACGTACAGCAGCGAAGTCTGATCAATACATCCGCATTCGTTCCGGTACAGACATTCCTTTCTTGTTCGGCCTTCTGTATCACATCTTCAAAAACGGTTGGGAAGACAAAAAGTACATCAATGACCGCGTTTACGGAATGGAAGAGATTCGTAAAGAGGTCATGGAGAAGTGGACTCCTGCTGCTGTAGAAGAAGCGTGCGGCGTTCCTGAGGCGCAAATGTATAAAGCTGCTGAAACCATGGCTAAGAATCGTCCAAGTACGGTTGTTTGGTGTATGGGTCAAACACAGCACACCATTGGTAACTCCATGGTGCGCGCATCTTGCATCTTGCAGTTGGCATTAGGTAACGTTGGTAAATCTGGTGGCGGTACAAATATTTTCCGCGGTCACGATAACGTCCAAGGTGCAACTGACGTAGGTCCTAACCCAGACTCATTGCCTGGCTACTATGGCTTGGCTGCTGGTTCATGGAAACACTACGCAACTGTTTGGGGTGTTGACTACGAGTGGATTAAAGGTCGCTACGCGCCGGACATGATGGAGAAGTCTGGAACTACTGTTTCTCGTTGGGTGGATGCCGTTCTTGAAAAGAACGACATGATCGATCAACAGACAAACGTAAAAGGCTTGTTCTTCTGGGGCCATGCTCCTAACTCACAAACTCGCGGCTTAGATATGAAGCGTGCGATGAATAAGTTGGATCTCTTGGTGGTGGTTGATCCATACCCAAGTGCTACTGCAGCGATGGCAGCAATGCCTGCGGCAGAGGGTGATGTAGTAAACAAGAACCGCAATGTTTACTTATTGCCAGCAGCAACCCAGTTTGAAACATGCGGAAGTGCGACAGCATCTAATCGTTCTTTACAGTGGCGCGAGAAAGTGATCGACCCATTGTTTGAATCTGTACCTGACCATGTGATCATGCAAGCCTTTGCTGACCGCCTTGGCTTCGGTGAAGAGTTGTCCAAGAACTACAAGATGTTGAACTCTAAATTTGCTGGTAAGCAATGGAAAGAGCCGCAAATTGAAGACATCTTGCGTGAAATCAATCGCTCCGTTTGGACTATTGGTTACACAGGTCAAACTCCTGAGCGTCTCAAAGCGCACATGAGAATGGTTGGGGTATTTGATCCGAAGACACTCAAGTCTCGTGGAGGGGTAGATCCAGTTACTGGATACGATACAACGGGCGATTACTACGGTTTGCCTTGGCCTTGCTACGGCACTGCCGCAATCAAACACCCAGGTTCACCAAATCTCTATGACACCAGTAAGAGCGTCATGGAAGGTGGCGGTAACTTCCGCGCAAACTTTGGTGTTGAGCGCGAGGGTGTGAGCTTGTTGGCTGGTGATGGTTCCTGCTCTAAGGGTTCTGCAATTACGACTGGTTACCCAGAGTTCGATCACGTATTGGTGAAGAAGCTTGGTTGGTGGGATCAGTTAACTGAAGATGAGAAGAAGCTTGCTGAAGGCAAGAACTGGAAGACTGACTTGTCTGGCGGCATCCAGCGCGTTGTGATGAAAAACGGTTGCCATCCATTTGGTAACGCAAAAGCACGCGCAGTGGTTTGGAACTTCCCGGATGCAGTTCCAATTCACCGTGAAGCGCTCTACAGTACTAACGAGAAGATGATGCGCAAGTATCCAACTTCTGCAGATAAGAAGAATTTCTGGCGCTTGCCAACTCTCTATAAGACTGTTCAAGATCAAAACTTGAATCAGAAGTTATATGAGAAGTTCCCAATCATTCTGACCTCCGGTCGTTTGGTTGAGTACGAGGGTGGTGGCGATGAGACTCGTTCAAATCCATGGTTGGCTGAACTTCAACAAGAAAACTTTGTTGAGATTAATCCTAAGGCTGCAGCAGATCGCGGCATTAAGAACTGGGATTATGTTTGGGTGAAATCACCTACGGGCGCAAGAATCAAAGTTCGTGCATTGGTTACCGAGCGTGTTGATCAAGGAACAGCTTGGGTGCCATTCCACTTTGCTGGTTGGTGGCAGGGTAATGACTTGCGTAAGTACTACCCAGAAGGCGCGGCTCCAGTGGTTCTTGGTGAGGCGGTCAATACTGCAACAACCTA
- a CDS encoding DUF3305 domain-containing protein — protein MRFAVLMRKQNIDNPWVSYRWVPHEVVPDLGQFNSNQNNAISGQFLGRDADGESWLFTGYELDLFPDEAEGYYLNVSATTPSWFVMWRLEEDVNRYVDEQSLALAKVESTFAVPHRICVSYNEAARLLDGGESVDTVPMSEQHTSWLQEYVNDKYRPEPKKRHKPASFKGAQRTTEE, from the coding sequence ATGCGCTTTGCTGTATTGATGCGTAAACAAAATATTGATAACCCATGGGTTTCTTATCGTTGGGTGCCTCATGAGGTGGTGCCAGATTTGGGGCAATTTAATAGCAATCAAAACAATGCTATTTCAGGTCAGTTTCTTGGGCGCGATGCCGATGGAGAGTCTTGGCTATTTACTGGCTATGAACTTGATCTTTTTCCTGATGAGGCTGAGGGATACTATCTCAATGTTTCCGCCACAACCCCAAGTTGGTTTGTGATGTGGCGCCTTGAGGAAGATGTTAATCGATATGTTGACGAGCAATCTCTTGCTTTGGCGAAAGTAGAATCAACGTTCGCAGTACCACATCGTATTTGCGTTAGTTACAACGAAGCGGCTCGCTTGCTTGATGGCGGCGAATCAGTCGACACAGTTCCCATGAGTGAACAACATACCTCTTGGCTACAAGAGTATGTCAATGACAAATATCGTCCCGAACCTAAAAAACGCCATAAGCCAGCATCATTCAAGGGTGCCCAACGCACCACGGAGGAATAA